One genomic window of Paraburkholderia phytofirmans PsJN includes the following:
- the lysA gene encoding diaminopimelate decarboxylase: protein MPFNPQQLVELAHEHGTPLWVYDADTIRRRIAELRSFDVIRYAQKACSNLHILKLMRDEGAMVDAVSLGEIKRSLAAGFKPDGDPEGVVFTADLIDHATLATVIEHRITVNAGSLDMLEQIGRHAPEGHRVWLRINPGFGHGHSNKTNTGGEHSKHGIWLDDVPRAVELVRRYRLKLVGLHMHIGSGVDYGHLSRVCEAMVEAVKGLGHDIEAISAGGGLSVPYREGEPDIDVAHYFRLWDAARRQIETHVGHRVRLEIEPGRFLVAQSGVLVAEVHALNRRPAQQFALLDAGFNDLVRPSFYGSHHEMTVLRRDGALSEAPIDSFAVAGPLCEAGDVFTQAESGVITNRSIHTPEVGDFIVFHDAGAYGASMSSNYNSRPLAPEVLLDHGKPRLIRRRQTIDELLALEETAA from the coding sequence ATGCCATTCAATCCGCAACAACTCGTCGAACTCGCTCACGAGCACGGCACGCCGCTGTGGGTCTACGACGCAGACACAATCCGCCGGCGCATTGCCGAATTGCGCAGCTTCGACGTGATTCGCTATGCGCAGAAGGCCTGTTCGAATCTGCATATCCTCAAACTGATGCGCGACGAAGGGGCGATGGTCGACGCGGTCTCTCTGGGCGAAATCAAACGCAGTCTAGCGGCGGGCTTCAAGCCGGACGGCGATCCAGAAGGCGTCGTGTTCACCGCCGATCTGATCGATCACGCGACGCTCGCCACCGTGATCGAGCATCGCATCACGGTCAATGCCGGATCGCTCGATATGCTCGAACAGATAGGACGGCATGCGCCCGAAGGTCATCGCGTGTGGCTGCGGATCAATCCGGGCTTCGGGCATGGGCATAGCAACAAGACCAACACGGGCGGCGAGCATAGCAAGCACGGCATCTGGCTCGACGATGTGCCGCGAGCGGTCGAGCTGGTCCGGCGTTATCGCCTCAAGCTGGTCGGGTTGCACATGCATATCGGTTCGGGCGTCGACTATGGACATCTGTCGCGTGTCTGCGAGGCGATGGTCGAAGCCGTGAAGGGCCTGGGCCACGATATCGAAGCGATTTCCGCCGGCGGTGGCTTGTCGGTGCCGTATCGCGAAGGCGAGCCCGATATCGATGTCGCGCATTACTTCCGCCTCTGGGATGCGGCGCGCCGGCAGATCGAAACGCATGTCGGGCATCGCGTGAGGCTGGAAATCGAGCCGGGGCGCTTTCTGGTCGCGCAATCAGGCGTGCTCGTCGCCGAAGTTCACGCGTTGAATCGACGTCCCGCGCAGCAGTTTGCTTTGCTCGATGCCGGATTCAACGACCTCGTGCGGCCGTCTTTTTACGGCAGTCATCATGAGATGACGGTGTTGAGGCGCGACGGCGCGTTAAGCGAAGCGCCAATCGATTCATTCGCGGTGGCCGGGCCGCTCTGCGAAGCCGGCGATGTCTTCACGCAAGCCGAAAGCGGCGTCATCACGAACCGCTCAATACACACGCCTGAAGTGGGCGACTTCATCGTGTTTCACGATGCAGGCGCGTATGGCGCGTCGATGTCCTCGAACTACAACAGCCGCCCGCTTGCGCCCGAGGTGTTGCTCGATCATGGCAAGCCGCGGTTGATCCGCCGGCGCCAGACTATCGACGAGTTGCTCGCGCTCGAAGAAACGGCGGCCTGA
- a CDS encoding aromatic ring-hydroxylating oxygenase subunit alpha, whose translation MHAVPPLEQDTVDITVDASPAQAASQKPAHAPGQAANDAPVRDLRRVGIHPDYWYPLAWSHEVKRGKTHGVTFAGDPIVLARTESGKVFALEDRCAHRQVPLHQGVVDGESIRCGYHGWTYDCSGKCIDVPYLGRERLPNGVRSYPCREIEGLIFVFPGDAALAEQRPLPDLASVSDPKYKTRRFGRAVNCHYSFMHENLMDMNHQFLHRKQMGQMRARSLGRRRGEGWVEVDYTFARMAGQQPIGEAIVFGQSRKTGGDNDKDVMTIRTEYPYQTLQIRTSEQTLVMNLWIIYVPLDREQRTNRTFGLLSIRKPGIPGVLNLAWPLLVWFTERIFKEDREIVEAEQRAHDSQGADWNHEVFPVINDLRALLRENGAPDQVVGAGTGDTAVIRFWDSRHGSPLAKS comes from the coding sequence ATGCATGCTGTGCCCCCGCTAGAACAAGACACCGTCGATATAACCGTCGATGCGTCGCCTGCCCAGGCCGCATCGCAGAAACCGGCTCACGCGCCGGGCCAGGCCGCCAACGACGCACCAGTGCGCGATCTGCGCCGCGTCGGCATTCACCCTGATTACTGGTATCCGCTCGCGTGGTCGCACGAGGTGAAGCGGGGCAAGACGCACGGTGTGACGTTCGCGGGCGATCCGATCGTGCTGGCGCGCACGGAGTCCGGCAAGGTGTTCGCGCTGGAGGACCGCTGCGCGCATCGGCAGGTGCCGTTGCATCAGGGCGTGGTGGATGGGGAATCGATCCGCTGCGGCTATCATGGCTGGACTTACGACTGCTCGGGCAAGTGCATCGACGTGCCGTACCTGGGCCGCGAGCGTCTGCCGAACGGCGTGCGCTCCTATCCGTGCCGCGAGATCGAAGGCCTGATTTTCGTTTTCCCCGGCGACGCCGCGCTGGCCGAACAACGGCCGCTGCCCGACCTCGCGTCGGTCTCGGATCCGAAATACAAGACGCGCCGCTTCGGCCGCGCGGTGAATTGCCATTACTCGTTCATGCACGAGAACCTGATGGACATGAACCATCAGTTTCTGCATCGCAAGCAGATGGGGCAGATGCGGGCGCGTTCGCTCGGCCGGCGGCGCGGCGAGGGCTGGGTCGAAGTCGATTACACGTTCGCGCGCATGGCCGGCCAGCAGCCGATCGGCGAAGCGATCGTGTTCGGCCAGAGCCGTAAAACCGGCGGCGACAACGATAAAGACGTGATGACGATCCGCACCGAGTATCCGTATCAGACGCTGCAGATCCGCACGTCCGAGCAGACGCTGGTGATGAATCTGTGGATCATCTACGTGCCGCTCGATCGCGAGCAGCGCACCAACCGCACATTCGGGCTGCTGTCGATTCGCAAACCGGGCATTCCCGGCGTGTTGAATCTCGCCTGGCCGCTGCTGGTGTGGTTCACCGAGCGCATTTTCAAGGAAGACCGCGAGATCGTCGAAGCCGAACAGCGCGCGCACGATTCGCAAGGCGCGGACTGGAATCACGAGGTGTTCCCGGTCATCAACGATCTGCGCGCGTTGCTGCGCGAAAACGGCGCGCCGGATCAGGTAGTGGGCGCCGGCACGGGCGACACGGCCGTGATCCGCTTCTGGGACTCGCGCCACGGCAGCCCGTTGGCGAAGAGCTGA
- a CDS encoding LysR family transcriptional regulator, whose protein sequence is MALTHRHIEVFRALMTAGSVTKAAELLFTSQPTVSRELARMEQSIGFALFERTNGRLRPTLSALILFDEIKRAYVGLERVASTAASLREFQGGQLSVIALPAFSHSILPGAAKRFHDSQPGASLSIATQESPFLEEWLTAQRYDLGLAEHGAPPAGTRLTPLLEVDEVCVLPDGHPLLGKRVIALKDFANQPFISLSSNDPYRIQIDETFAQAGIARRQIVETPTAVSVCSFVRQGLGLAIVNPLTALDFVGRHLHIRPLAVSLPFRVSVIQPEHRPGHPLAGEFVGALQSEAAALRLQLKSHTGRKQQ, encoded by the coding sequence ATGGCGCTCACGCATCGGCATATCGAAGTCTTCCGCGCATTGATGACCGCGGGCAGCGTCACCAAAGCGGCCGAACTGCTGTTCACCTCGCAGCCCACGGTCAGCCGCGAACTGGCGCGCATGGAGCAGAGCATCGGCTTTGCCCTGTTCGAACGCACGAATGGCCGGCTGCGTCCCACGCTGTCCGCGCTCATCTTGTTCGACGAGATCAAGCGCGCGTATGTCGGGCTCGAACGCGTGGCGTCTACCGCCGCGAGTCTGCGCGAATTCCAGGGCGGCCAGCTTTCCGTCATCGCGTTACCCGCGTTTTCACATTCGATCTTGCCGGGCGCGGCGAAGCGCTTTCACGACTCGCAACCGGGCGCGAGTCTGTCGATCGCGACGCAGGAGTCGCCGTTTCTGGAGGAATGGCTGACCGCCCAGCGCTACGACCTCGGCCTCGCCGAACACGGCGCACCGCCGGCGGGTACGCGTCTGACGCCGTTGCTCGAAGTGGATGAAGTGTGCGTGCTGCCCGACGGCCATCCATTGCTCGGCAAGCGTGTGATCGCACTGAAGGATTTCGCCAATCAACCGTTCATCAGCCTGTCGTCGAACGATCCATACCGCATTCAGATCGACGAGACCTTCGCGCAAGCGGGAATCGCGCGCCGCCAGATCGTCGAAACGCCTACCGCGGTGTCCGTGTGCAGCTTCGTACGGCAAGGGCTTGGCCTCGCGATCGTCAATCCGCTGACAGCGCTCGATTTCGTGGGACGCCATCTGCATATCCGGCCGCTCGCCGTATCGCTGCCGTTTCGCGTGAGTGTGATTCAACCGGAGCATCGTCCGGGGCACCCGCTGGCTGGCGAGTTCGTTGGAGCGCTGCAAAGCGAAGCCGCCGCGCTGCGGCTACAATTGAAATCCCACACCGGACGCAAGCAGCAGTGA
- a CDS encoding lipocalin family protein, with protein MRRVVYAIVTAAATAVASVLLLSLAGCSNDPPNPNPRASEPLSTVPVDLPRYMGRWYIIANIPYFAERDMVASRAEWTLRQDGKIDDSYYGRKKSFDAEEKHYQFLDTPVPGKDGGEWRVQLFWPIHVTQLTLYVDPDYRYTILGYPGKNLGWIFSREPDMSDDTYRALLGRLDAMGYDTSRFRRVPQRPDQLGKPGFASPGDED; from the coding sequence ATGCGCCGAGTTGTCTATGCCATTGTCACCGCTGCCGCAACTGCCGTTGCGTCGGTGCTGCTGTTATCGCTCGCGGGTTGCTCCAACGATCCGCCCAATCCCAATCCGCGTGCGAGCGAGCCGCTCTCCACCGTGCCCGTCGACTTGCCGCGCTATATGGGCCGCTGGTACATCATCGCGAACATTCCGTACTTCGCCGAGCGCGACATGGTGGCGAGCCGCGCCGAATGGACACTGCGCCAGGACGGCAAGATCGACGATTCGTACTACGGCCGCAAGAAGAGCTTCGACGCCGAGGAAAAGCACTACCAGTTTCTCGACACGCCCGTGCCCGGCAAAGATGGCGGCGAGTGGCGCGTGCAGTTGTTCTGGCCCATTCACGTGACGCAACTGACGCTTTACGTCGACCCTGACTATCGTTACACGATTCTCGGTTATCCGGGCAAAAACCTTGGCTGGATTTTTTCGCGTGAGCCGGACATGAGCGACGACACGTATCGGGCCTTGCTTGGGCGGCTCGATGCGATGGGCTACGACACATCGCGTTTCAGGCGCGTGCCGCAGCGGCCGGATCAGTTGGGCAAGCCGGGCTTCGCTTCGCCGGGCGACGAGGACTAG
- a CDS encoding oxidoreductase: MMNRDNPVWLITGCSTGFGRELAKLVLERGWRAVVTARDPSKVKDIAEAHGDRALVLPLDVTNPKQINDVVTQAKQRFGRIDALVNNAGYGYLAAIEEGEDEEVRAMFETNVFGLIDITKAVLPIMREQHSGLIVNVSSIGGIASFAATGYYHATKYAVEGLSESLAAEVKPLGIDVLIVEPGPFRTNWAGPSIKQSATVIDDYAATAGERRKQTEARSGKQAGDPVRAAQAIIDAALSDTPPLRLLLGKMALELARKKLDFMRGDFDAWEATTVGADFPEGAG, from the coding sequence ATGATGAATCGAGACAATCCCGTCTGGCTGATCACAGGATGTTCCACCGGCTTTGGCCGCGAATTGGCAAAGCTGGTGCTCGAGCGCGGCTGGCGCGCGGTGGTCACCGCACGCGATCCATCGAAAGTGAAAGATATCGCCGAAGCGCACGGCGATCGCGCACTGGTTCTGCCACTCGACGTGACGAACCCCAAGCAGATCAACGACGTGGTGACGCAAGCAAAGCAGCGTTTCGGCCGCATCGACGCGCTCGTCAACAATGCGGGTTATGGCTATCTTGCGGCGATCGAGGAAGGCGAGGACGAAGAAGTCCGCGCCATGTTCGAAACCAATGTGTTCGGCCTGATCGATATCACGAAGGCGGTCTTGCCGATCATGCGCGAGCAGCATAGCGGTTTGATCGTCAACGTTTCGTCGATCGGCGGCATTGCGAGTTTCGCGGCGACCGGCTATTACCACGCCACCAAATACGCGGTGGAAGGTCTATCCGAATCGCTGGCAGCTGAGGTGAAACCGCTCGGCATCGACGTGCTGATCGTCGAACCAGGGCCGTTCCGCACGAACTGGGCGGGTCCGTCGATCAAACAATCGGCCACGGTAATCGACGACTACGCGGCCACGGCCGGTGAGCGCCGCAAGCAGACCGAGGCGCGCAGCGGCAAGCAGGCGGGCGACCCGGTACGAGCCGCGCAGGCCATTATCGACGCCGCGCTGTCGGACACGCCGCCGCTGCGCCTGCTGCTCGGCAAGATGGCGCTTGAACTGGCGCGTAAGAAGCTGGACTTCATGCGCGGCGATTTCGACGCGTGGGAAGCCACCACCGTGGGCGCGGATTTTCCGGAAGGCGCGGGTTGA
- a CDS encoding cytochrome b — MNTHADSLTDSTGTPVPSRYTRTAMVLHWLIALLMIGNVVLGLSADSLPDDWVRPVVDTHKSIGITVLGLALMRILWRVSHKPPPLPREFPSWEKIAAHVAHFLLYLLMIALPLSGWLHDSAWKDAATHPMHLFNLFPWPRISYVMNLDPALKETLHDRFGALHTWLGYALYALLAMHIGGALKHQWIDRKSVLKRMVP, encoded by the coding sequence ATGAACACGCACGCCGACTCTTTGACCGATTCGACCGGCACGCCCGTGCCGTCGCGCTACACCCGCACAGCCATGGTGCTGCACTGGCTCATCGCGCTGCTGATGATCGGCAACGTCGTGCTCGGCCTGAGCGCGGATTCGTTGCCGGACGACTGGGTGCGCCCGGTGGTCGACACCCACAAGTCGATCGGCATCACGGTGCTCGGTCTCGCGCTCATGCGCATCTTGTGGCGCGTGTCGCACAAGCCGCCGCCGTTGCCGCGCGAGTTTCCGTCGTGGGAAAAGATTGCCGCGCACGTCGCGCATTTTCTGCTCTATCTGCTGATGATTGCGCTGCCGCTGTCCGGCTGGCTGCACGATTCCGCCTGGAAAGACGCGGCCACGCATCCCATGCACCTGTTCAATCTGTTTCCGTGGCCGCGTATCAGCTACGTGATGAACCTCGATCCGGCGCTCAAGGAGACCTTGCACGATCGCTTCGGCGCCTTGCATACCTGGCTCGGCTACGCGCTCTATGCGTTGCTGGCAATGCATATAGGCGGCGCGTTGAAGCATCAGTGGATCGATCGCAAGTCGGTACTGAAGCGCATGGTGCCGTGA
- a CDS encoding glycosyltransferase family 2 protein: MKKTLEQALALASPRVVPRRTTPLSTLIHLSVVVLWLLLFARAFFLQGALAWSTGIAYVVYDTLLLAFVTWKTLPLMRRAPPLEPDFERRSLPSMGVIVASHNEATVLPVTIAALLRQTHGPAQIVIADDGSTDATHELLTERFGLTAAADGVLSAPSALYPNLFWLRVPHGGKARALNAAITVITTETVMTVDADTLLDDDATYAMRAAFASEPKLVAAAGILVPVCGKSLSGRVFQWFQTYEYMRNFIARFAWMRADSLLLISGAFASFKRDALVDVGGFDPQCLVEDYELIHRLRRYSVDHDLGWDVRVVGEAHARTDAPDNLASFLRQRRRWFAGFLQTQYWNRDMTGNPRYGMLGMLMLPVKAIDTMQPIYGLTAFALLLAFVFGGHGAIVVSIFSVIGIKTAIDLAFYLWSIHLYRRWTGERTGSGLWMAMLAAVAEPFTFQLVRHVGAALGWLHFLRGGRSWGVQRRSGLVAHDES; encoded by the coding sequence TTGAAGAAAACCCTGGAACAGGCTCTCGCTCTCGCTTCGCCGCGCGTCGTGCCGCGTCGCACGACGCCGTTGAGCACGCTGATTCATCTGAGTGTGGTCGTGCTGTGGCTGCTGCTGTTCGCGCGCGCTTTCTTTCTGCAGGGCGCGCTGGCATGGTCGACGGGTATCGCGTACGTGGTGTACGACACGTTGCTGCTGGCGTTCGTCACGTGGAAAACCTTGCCGTTGATGCGGCGTGCGCCGCCGCTCGAGCCGGACTTCGAGCGGCGCAGCTTGCCGAGCATGGGCGTGATCGTCGCGTCGCATAACGAAGCGACGGTGCTGCCGGTAACGATCGCCGCGCTGCTGCGGCAAACGCATGGGCCGGCACAAATCGTGATTGCCGACGATGGTTCCACCGACGCGACACACGAGCTGCTCACCGAACGCTTCGGCCTCACCGCAGCCGCCGACGGCGTGCTGAGCGCGCCGAGCGCGCTGTATCCCAATCTGTTCTGGCTGCGTGTGCCGCACGGCGGCAAGGCCCGCGCGCTGAATGCGGCAATCACCGTGATAACCACGGAAACCGTCATGACGGTCGACGCCGACACCCTGCTCGACGACGACGCCACCTACGCCATGCGCGCCGCTTTCGCAAGCGAGCCGAAGCTGGTCGCCGCGGCGGGCATTCTGGTGCCGGTGTGCGGCAAGTCGTTGTCGGGGCGCGTGTTCCAGTGGTTCCAGACTTACGAGTACATGCGCAACTTTATCGCCCGTTTCGCGTGGATGCGTGCGGACAGTCTGCTGCTGATTTCCGGCGCCTTCGCTTCGTTCAAGCGCGACGCGCTGGTCGACGTGGGCGGCTTCGATCCGCAGTGTCTGGTCGAAGACTACGAGCTGATTCACCGGCTGCGCCGCTATTCGGTCGACCACGACCTCGGCTGGGACGTGCGCGTGGTCGGTGAGGCGCATGCCCGCACCGATGCTCCGGACAATCTCGCCAGCTTTCTGCGTCAACGCCGCCGCTGGTTCGCGGGCTTTCTGCAGACGCAGTACTGGAACCGCGACATGACCGGCAATCCGCGCTACGGCATGCTCGGCATGCTGATGCTGCCGGTCAAGGCAATCGACACCATGCAGCCGATCTACGGCCTCACCGCGTTCGCGCTGCTGCTCGCCTTTGTGTTCGGCGGACATGGCGCGATCGTCGTGTCGATCTTCAGTGTGATCGGGATCAAAACGGCGATCGACCTCGCGTTCTATTTGTGGAGCATCCATCTGTACCGGCGCTGGACCGGCGAGCGCACGGGCTCCGGTTTGTGGATGGCGATGCTCGCGGCGGTCGCCGAGCCGTTCACGTTTCAGCTGGTGCGGCATGTGGGCGCCGCGCTCGGCTGGCTGCATTTCCTGCGCGGCGGCCGGTCGTGGGGCGTGCAGCGCCGCTCGGGACTGGTGGCGCACGACGAGAGCTGA
- a CDS encoding DMT family transporter, whose product MSIRLNAPFTALLAAALFGATTPLAKALLGSLSPFLLAGLFYLGSGCGLAAVILARRLKGGGGQPAGHSRFPSREIPWLAGAIAAGGVAGPALLMLGLQTTPAATGSLLLNLEGVFTALIAWIVFRENVDVQVFLGMAAIVAGGVALAWQPGAAGLPPGTLLLAGACACWAVDNNLTRKVSAHDAMFIACVKGLVAGSVNVALALTLGAAWPKLSTAALAMLTGFAGYGVSLVLFVVALRNLGTARTGAYFSVAPLFGVTLSWLLWPQLPPPLFWVAAALMTLGVWLHIRERHEHPHTHDPLEHSHRHRHDAHHQHEHDFAWDGDEPHTHPHRHAPMTHAHAHFPDIHHRHTH is encoded by the coding sequence ATGTCGATCCGCTTAAACGCCCCATTCACCGCCTTGCTTGCCGCCGCCCTGTTCGGCGCGACGACACCGCTCGCCAAAGCGCTGCTCGGCTCGCTCTCGCCGTTCCTGCTTGCCGGACTGTTCTACCTCGGCAGCGGCTGCGGCCTCGCCGCGGTGATACTGGCGCGCCGGCTAAAAGGCGGCGGCGGGCAGCCGGCCGGCCACAGCCGTTTCCCGTCACGCGAAATCCCCTGGCTGGCCGGCGCGATTGCGGCCGGCGGCGTCGCAGGGCCCGCCTTGTTGATGCTGGGTCTGCAAACGACGCCGGCCGCCACCGGTTCGCTGCTGCTGAATCTGGAAGGCGTATTCACCGCATTGATCGCGTGGATCGTGTTTCGCGAGAACGTCGACGTGCAGGTGTTCCTCGGCATGGCCGCGATAGTCGCGGGCGGCGTGGCGCTGGCCTGGCAACCGGGCGCGGCGGGACTGCCGCCGGGCACGCTGCTGCTGGCCGGCGCCTGCGCGTGCTGGGCCGTGGACAACAATCTCACGCGCAAGGTGTCGGCGCACGACGCGATGTTCATCGCCTGCGTAAAAGGACTCGTGGCCGGTTCGGTCAACGTGGCGCTCGCGCTCACCCTCGGCGCCGCCTGGCCGAAGCTCTCGACCGCCGCCCTCGCCATGCTCACCGGCTTTGCCGGCTACGGCGTGAGTCTGGTGCTGTTCGTGGTCGCGCTGCGCAATCTCGGCACCGCGCGTACCGGCGCCTATTTCTCGGTTGCGCCGCTATTCGGCGTGACCCTGTCATGGCTGCTGTGGCCGCAACTGCCGCCGCCGCTCTTCTGGGTTGCCGCCGCGCTGATGACGCTGGGCGTGTGGCTGCACATTCGCGAACGTCATGAACATCCGCACACGCACGATCCGCTCGAGCACTCGCATCGTCACCGGCACGACGCGCATCACCAGCACGAGCATGACTTCGCGTGGGACGGCGACGAGCCGCACACCCATCCGCACCGCCATGCACCCATGACGCACGCGCATGCGCATTTCCCGGACATCCACCACCGGCACACGCATTGA
- a CDS encoding SAM-dependent methyltransferase, with the protein MSVSTTDHSLPPSPAEPSDGWLIQGCERGWLPDSVIRFGMRQLMRQRLRDEAANNGELRAQRLNRLLDDLRASPIAIETQAANTQHYEVPASFFHAHLGPHLKYSCCLYPTGGETLAQAEAAMLERYAERAELADGQRILDLGCGWGSLSLWLAARYPNARIVALSNSHGQRAFIEARAAQAGLHNLSVVTGNIVDFEFDNAQLGRGFDRVVSIEMFEHMKNYGLLLAKIARWMHDDAKLFVHIFVHRTLAYHFQVQDGSDWMSKYFFTGGTMPSEALLLNFQDDLRMERQWWVSGTHYERTANHWLAALDAARDRVMPMLTDTYGARDAAVWLQRWRMFYMAVAELFGYAHGNEWGVGHYRFVKR; encoded by the coding sequence ATGAGCGTATCCACTACCGACCACAGCTTACCGCCGTCGCCTGCCGAACCCAGTGATGGCTGGCTCATTCAAGGCTGCGAGCGCGGCTGGCTGCCGGACAGCGTGATCCGCTTCGGCATGCGTCAATTGATGCGTCAGCGTCTGCGCGACGAAGCGGCCAATAACGGCGAGTTGCGTGCGCAACGGCTCAACCGTCTGCTCGACGATCTGCGTGCGAGTCCCATCGCCATTGAAACGCAAGCCGCCAACACGCAGCATTACGAGGTGCCGGCGTCGTTCTTCCACGCGCATCTCGGGCCGCATCTGAAGTACTCGTGCTGCCTGTATCCGACCGGCGGGGAGACGCTCGCGCAAGCCGAAGCGGCCATGCTCGAACGCTATGCCGAGCGCGCGGAACTCGCCGACGGTCAGCGGATTCTCGACCTCGGTTGCGGCTGGGGTTCGCTGTCGTTGTGGCTGGCGGCGCGTTATCCGAATGCGCGGATCGTCGCGCTATCGAACTCGCATGGGCAGCGCGCGTTTATCGAAGCGCGCGCGGCGCAGGCGGGTCTGCACAACCTCTCGGTGGTGACGGGCAACATCGTCGATTTCGAATTCGACAATGCGCAGCTTGGCCGCGGCTTCGACCGCGTAGTCTCGATCGAGATGTTCGAGCATATGAAAAACTACGGCCTGCTGCTCGCGAAAATCGCGCGCTGGATGCACGACGACGCGAAGCTGTTCGTGCATATCTTCGTGCATCGCACGCTGGCATACCACTTCCAGGTGCAGGACGGCAGCGACTGGATGTCGAAATACTTCTTCACGGGCGGTACGATGCCGTCCGAGGCGCTGCTGCTCAATTTCCAGGACGATCTGCGCATGGAGCGGCAGTGGTGGGTGAGCGGCACGCATTACGAGCGCACGGCGAATCATTGGCTCGCCGCGCTCGACGCGGCGCGTGACCGGGTAATGCCGATGCTCACCGACACCTACGGCGCGCGCGATGCGGCAGTATGGCTACAACGATGGCGCATGTTCTATATGGCCGTAGCCGAGCTGTTCGGCTACGCGCATGGGAACGAATGGGGCGTCGGGCATTACCGGTTCGTCAAGCGCTAG
- a CDS encoding DUF1295 domain-containing protein, with protein sequence MPPLAAAVIALIGLVAIFSAVWAWQLKSENAGMVDPVWAYSLGLVAVLYAVLGTGDAGTRALTALGGLIWGVRLGTHLWKRNAGKPEDARYHRFREEWGDKAASRMFWFFQLQVVISMLLSIAFLVPSYRGTAPAIGWVVLAVVVWIVSVAGEAMADRQLQSFKADPANRDAVCRVGLWRYSRHPNYFFECVHWVAYIALSVGTPWAWFTLLPPVLMAFLLLKLSGIPLLEESMAKRRPGYADYMRTTSTLIPWPPRR encoded by the coding sequence ATGCCGCCACTTGCCGCCGCCGTAATTGCCCTGATCGGACTCGTCGCGATTTTCAGCGCGGTCTGGGCATGGCAGTTGAAGAGCGAAAACGCCGGCATGGTCGATCCCGTCTGGGCGTATTCGCTTGGCCTCGTCGCGGTGCTCTACGCGGTGCTCGGCACCGGCGACGCCGGCACGCGCGCGTTGACCGCGCTCGGCGGTTTGATCTGGGGCGTGCGGCTCGGCACGCATTTGTGGAAACGCAATGCCGGAAAGCCCGAAGACGCGCGCTATCACCGCTTCCGCGAAGAATGGGGCGATAAGGCGGCGAGCAGGATGTTCTGGTTTTTCCAGTTGCAAGTCGTGATTTCGATGCTGCTCTCGATCGCGTTTCTGGTGCCGTCGTACCGCGGCACGGCGCCGGCTATTGGGTGGGTCGTGCTGGCCGTCGTGGTGTGGATCGTTTCCGTGGCTGGTGAAGCCATGGCCGACCGCCAGTTGCAAAGCTTCAAGGCCGATCCGGCCAATCGCGACGCGGTGTGCCGCGTCGGCTTGTGGCGTTACTCGCGGCATCCGAATTACTTCTTCGAATGCGTGCATTGGGTCGCTTATATCGCGTTGTCGGTCGGCACGCCTTGGGCCTGGTTCACGCTGCTGCCGCCGGTGCTGATGGCGTTTCTGTTGCTGAAGCTCTCCGGCATTCCGTTGCTCGAAGAAAGCATGGCAAAGCGGCGCCCGGGTTACGCCGATTACATGCGCACCACCAGCACGCTGATTCCGTGGCCGCCGCGGCGTTGA
- a CDS encoding rubredoxin, with protein MYKKGVAVEIQFSSERLNDGAGDPYWIDLTQAEAQRLLESLQARLAETGVGTAAPLVVSLDETPASYAADAPQAAESAASADDFKQWVCVICGWVYDEAAGLPEEGIAPGTRWADVPADWRCPLCDVGKEDFALVEF; from the coding sequence ATGTACAAGAAGGGCGTAGCCGTAGAAATCCAGTTTTCCTCCGAGCGGCTCAACGACGGCGCGGGCGATCCCTACTGGATCGATCTGACGCAGGCCGAAGCGCAGCGACTGCTGGAGAGCCTGCAGGCGCGTCTCGCAGAGACCGGCGTGGGCACCGCCGCGCCCTTGGTGGTGAGCCTCGATGAAACGCCTGCGTCGTACGCGGCCGATGCGCCGCAGGCGGCTGAGTCCGCGGCTTCGGCGGACGATTTCAAGCAGTGGGTCTGCGTGATCTGCGGCTGGGTCTACGACGAAGCCGCAGGATTGCCGGAAGAGGGCATCGCACCAGGCACGCGCTGGGCGGACGTGCCGGCCGACTGGCGGTGTCCGCTTTGCGACGTGGGTAAGGAAGATTTCGCGCTGGTCGAGTTCTAA